Proteins from one Tenrec ecaudatus isolate mTenEca1 chromosome 8, mTenEca1.hap1, whole genome shotgun sequence genomic window:
- the CRYGS gene encoding LOW QUALITY PROTEIN: gamma-crystallin S (The sequence of the model RefSeq protein was modified relative to this genomic sequence to represent the inferred CDS: substituted 1 base at 1 genomic stop codon) — MSKTGTKVTFYEEKNFQGRHYDCEGDCADFHSYLNHCHSIRVEGGTWVVYERPNFAGHMYILPRGEYPEYQHWMGINDRLSSXRVVHLSGGAQAKLQVFEKGDFAGQMYETTQDCPSILEQFHLREIHSCKVLEGAWVLYELPNYRGRQYLLDKEYRKPSDWGAASPAAQSFRRIVE, encoded by the exons ATGTCTAAAACTGGAACCAAG GTCACTTTCTACGAAGAGAAAAACTTCCAAGGCCGCCACTATGACTGCGAGGGGGACTGTGCAGATTTCCACTCCTACCTGAACCACTGCCACTCCATTAGAGTGGAAGGAGGCACCTGGGTGGTGTACGAAAGGCCCAACTTTGCCGGGCACATGTACATCTTACCTCGCGGCGAGTACCCGGAATACCAGCACTGGATGGGCATCAACGACCGCCTCAGCTCCTGACGGGTGGTTCACCTG TCCGGCGGCGCCCAGGCTAAACTCCAGGTCTTTGAGAAAGGGGACTTCGCTGGGCAGATGTATGAGACCACTCAGGACTGCCCCTCCATCCTGGAGCAGTTCCACCTGCGAGAGATCCACTCCTGCAAGGTGCTCGAGGGGGCGTGGGTCCTCTACGAGCTGCCCAATTACCGCGGCCGGCAGTACCTCCTGGACAAGGAGTACCGGAAGCCCAGCGACTGGGGCGCGGCGTCCCCGGCTGCCCAGTCTTTCCGCCGCATCGTGGAGTAG